The proteins below come from a single Plantactinospora sp. KBS50 genomic window:
- a CDS encoding mycoredoxin, which yields MLTMYSTPWCGYCHRLKSQFDREGIGYRVVDIERDPAAAEYVMSVNGGNQTVPTIRFEDGSALTNPSIKQVKERLASIAG from the coding sequence ATGCTGACCATGTACTCGACGCCCTGGTGCGGCTACTGCCACCGGCTCAAGTCGCAGTTCGACCGGGAGGGCATCGGTTACCGGGTCGTGGACATCGAGCGGGATCCGGCCGCCGCGGAGTACGTGATGAGCGTGAACGGCGGCAACCAGACCGTCCCGACGATCCGGTTCGAGGACGGCTCGGCGCTGACGAACCCGTCGATCAAGCAGGTCAAGGAGCGGCTGGCCAGCATCGCCGGCTGA
- a CDS encoding helix-turn-helix transcriptional regulator — protein sequence MPPQQQSPIRRRIRLGTELRRHREAAGLTGDQVIERIGWASASKLSRLENGRSRPELRDVHDLLDIYGVTGTERGELLDITRDARDMRSWLRRYPTMTARQRQYAELEAGCAEIREYSPVIIPGLLQTQEYARVRFVSSQPLHEPDESDAGGADDPDTEVLARLARQTLLNEDDERPDYTAIIEEAALGFRAGAPEVIRGQLTRLCQLATLPHVTIQILPQDALMPGYYLPHTGFSLYRFADPRDPETVAIEGLSLNFMVSERKELNGYKVLFEWLQAAALSADATLSWLADAAGRGSGCTDSGARVRGAALPPPQRNPRVDRLTEQ from the coding sequence ATGCCTCCTCAACAGCAGAGTCCGATCCGCCGCCGCATCCGGCTGGGCACGGAGCTGCGCCGGCACCGCGAGGCCGCCGGGTTGACCGGCGATCAGGTCATCGAGCGGATCGGTTGGGCCTCGGCGTCCAAGCTGTCCCGGCTGGAGAACGGACGCAGCCGGCCGGAGCTGCGGGACGTACACGACCTGCTGGACATCTACGGGGTGACCGGCACCGAACGCGGCGAGCTGCTCGACATCACCCGGGACGCCCGGGACATGCGCTCGTGGCTGCGCCGCTATCCGACCATGACCGCCCGGCAACGGCAGTACGCCGAGCTTGAGGCCGGGTGCGCGGAGATCCGGGAGTACAGCCCGGTGATCATTCCGGGGTTGTTGCAGACCCAGGAGTACGCCCGGGTCCGGTTCGTCTCGTCGCAGCCGCTGCACGAGCCGGACGAGTCCGACGCGGGCGGCGCGGACGACCCGGACACCGAGGTGCTGGCCCGGCTGGCCCGGCAGACGCTGCTCAACGAGGACGACGAGCGGCCGGACTACACGGCGATCATCGAGGAGGCCGCGCTGGGCTTCCGGGCCGGTGCGCCGGAGGTGATCCGCGGCCAGTTGACCCGGCTGTGCCAACTGGCCACCCTGCCGCACGTCACGATCCAGATCCTGCCGCAGGACGCCCTGATGCCGGGCTACTACCTGCCGCACACCGGCTTCTCGCTCTACCGCTTCGCGGACCCGCGGGACCCGGAAACGGTGGCTATAGAGGGACTTTCCCTGAATTTCATGGTTTCGGAGCGTAAAGAACTCAACGGCTATAAAGTGCTGTTCGAGTGGCTGCAAGCGGCGGCACTCTCGGCCGACGCCACACTGTCGTGGTTGGCCGATGCGGCGGGTCGTGGTTCCGGCTGTACCGACTCCGGAGCCCGGGTACGGGGCGCCGCACTACCGCCGCCCCAACGCAACCCGCGTGTCGACCGGCTCACAGAGCAGTGA
- a CDS encoding AarF/ABC1/UbiB kinase family protein produces MTDIPRRAVSRTAKLAALPLGFAGRTVLGMGKRVTGLASEVISAEIQQRTAEQLFSVLGQLKGGAMKFGQALSVFEAALPEEMAAPYRQALTKLQEAAPPLPVASVHKVLAEQLGPDWRSHFVEFDDAPAAAASIGQVHRAIWQGPPPTGRGTRRRGRSAGTVATAPRPVAVKVQYPGAGDALLADLRQLSRLGAMFRALQPGLDIKPLLAELRDRIAEELDYGLEAESQRAFAAAYAGDPDIFVPEVLAAAPRVLVTEWVEGTPMSEIIFNGTQEQRDRAGTVLATLHLSAPMRAHLLHADPHPGNFRLLPDGRLGVIDFGAVARLPEGTPEPIGRLVRLALSGDADGVVDGLRAEGFIRTADPIDAPAILDYLLPMLEPLTVPEFRFSRAWLRGEAARLANPRSPAYQLGRQLNLPPSYLLIHRVTLGSIGVLCQLEAKAPYRAILERWLPGFAPVG; encoded by the coding sequence GTGACCGACATCCCGCGCCGGGCCGTCTCCCGGACCGCCAAGCTCGCCGCGCTGCCGCTCGGCTTCGCCGGCCGCACCGTCCTGGGCATGGGCAAGCGGGTCACGGGTCTGGCCTCCGAGGTGATCTCCGCCGAGATCCAGCAGCGCACCGCCGAGCAGCTTTTCAGCGTGTTGGGCCAGCTCAAGGGCGGCGCCATGAAGTTCGGCCAGGCGCTGTCGGTCTTCGAGGCCGCCCTGCCCGAGGAGATGGCGGCGCCCTACCGCCAGGCGCTCACCAAGCTCCAGGAGGCCGCTCCGCCGTTGCCCGTGGCGAGCGTGCACAAGGTCCTCGCGGAACAGCTCGGCCCCGACTGGCGCTCCCACTTCGTGGAATTCGACGACGCTCCGGCGGCGGCGGCGAGCATCGGCCAGGTGCACCGGGCGATCTGGCAGGGCCCGCCGCCGACCGGTCGCGGCACCCGACGACGCGGTCGGTCCGCCGGGACGGTGGCCACGGCCCCGCGACCGGTCGCGGTCAAGGTGCAGTACCCGGGGGCCGGCGACGCCCTGCTCGCCGATCTCCGCCAGCTCTCCCGGCTGGGCGCGATGTTCCGGGCCCTCCAGCCCGGGTTGGACATCAAGCCGCTCCTGGCCGAGCTGCGCGACCGGATCGCCGAGGAGCTGGACTACGGGCTGGAGGCGGAGTCGCAGCGCGCCTTCGCCGCCGCGTACGCCGGCGACCCGGACATCTTCGTGCCGGAGGTGCTGGCCGCGGCGCCGCGGGTGCTGGTCACCGAGTGGGTCGAAGGCACCCCGATGTCCGAAATCATCTTCAACGGCACGCAGGAGCAACGCGACCGGGCCGGCACGGTGCTGGCGACGCTGCACCTGTCCGCACCGATGCGCGCCCACCTGCTGCACGCCGACCCGCACCCGGGCAACTTCCGGCTGCTGCCCGACGGCCGGCTCGGCGTGATCGACTTCGGCGCCGTGGCCCGGCTGCCGGAGGGCACGCCGGAACCCATCGGCCGGCTGGTCCGGTTGGCGCTTTCCGGCGACGCGGACGGGGTGGTCGACGGGCTGCGGGCCGAGGGCTTCATCAGGACGGCCGACCCGATCGACGCCCCGGCGATCCTTGACTACCTGCTGCCCATGCTCGAACCGCTCACCGTGCCGGAATTCCGGTTCTCCCGGGCGTGGCTGCGCGGCGAGGCCGCCCGGTTGGCCAACCCCCGGTCGCCGGCCTACCAGTTGGGCCGGCAGCTCAACCTGCCGCCGTCGTACCTGCTGATCCACCGGGTCACGCTGGGATCCATCGGGGTGCTCTGCCAACTGGAGGCGAAGGCGCCGTACCGGGCCATCCTCGAACGGTGGCTGCCCGGCTTCGCTCCGGTCGGCTGA
- a CDS encoding TOMM precursor leader peptide-binding protein, translated as MASAPLLRPTLLPGLARLWRDRHTLQLGLHPDRAILLEVPNPLLARLLDLLDGAHSERGVLDAAVRLGVPRTDARALLEHLRAAGLLLGAAALLPTSLADQDRRRLLAEAVAIALTDATGAASPAQVLRRRNAARVAVTGRGRLAAPIAVAVGQSGVGNITVDLPGRVEPADLVGAGLSAGDIGRDRSGAVADALTRIVPAVRVGPDRRDRADLVVQVGTDRPAALVAARYAQRRQPHLLVDVREGVAVIGPFVPALGRPCLHCLDLHRQDRDPGWPVLAAQLAARPPLQACTTPTLLAATGYATAEILRHLDGGLPETTGGAAELDGSGRIRHRAWPPHPGCACSRRGRSSGRRRPDSTVMTSLTGSDPPLRPPGQAVPRS; from the coding sequence ATGGCGTCCGCTCCCCTGCTCCGCCCCACCCTGCTGCCCGGGCTGGCCCGACTCTGGCGGGACCGGCACACGCTGCAACTCGGCCTCCACCCCGACCGCGCGATCCTGCTGGAGGTGCCGAACCCGCTGCTCGCCCGGCTGCTCGATCTGCTCGACGGCGCGCACAGCGAACGCGGGGTGCTGGACGCGGCCGTCCGGCTCGGCGTACCCAGGACCGACGCCCGCGCCCTGCTGGAGCACCTGCGCGCGGCCGGCCTGCTGCTCGGCGCGGCGGCCCTGTTGCCGACCAGCCTCGCCGACCAGGACCGCCGCCGGCTGCTCGCCGAGGCGGTGGCGATCGCGTTGACCGATGCCACCGGGGCGGCATCGCCCGCCCAGGTGCTCCGGCGGCGAAACGCCGCCCGGGTCGCGGTCACCGGGCGCGGTCGGCTCGCGGCGCCCATCGCCGTCGCGGTCGGGCAGTCCGGTGTGGGAAACATCACGGTCGATCTGCCCGGTCGGGTGGAGCCGGCCGACCTGGTCGGCGCCGGGCTGTCGGCCGGCGACATCGGGCGGGACCGCAGCGGTGCCGTGGCCGACGCCCTGACCAGGATCGTTCCGGCCGTTCGGGTGGGCCCGGACCGCCGGGACCGGGCCGACCTCGTGGTCCAGGTCGGCACCGACCGGCCCGCCGCGCTGGTCGCGGCCCGGTACGCGCAGCGCCGGCAGCCGCACCTGCTGGTGGACGTCCGCGAGGGCGTGGCCGTGATCGGACCGTTCGTCCCGGCCCTCGGCCGGCCGTGCCTGCACTGCCTCGACCTGCACCGCCAGGACCGTGACCCGGGCTGGCCCGTGCTGGCCGCCCAGCTCGCCGCGCGGCCGCCCTTGCAGGCCTGCACGACGCCGACGCTGCTGGCCGCGACCGGCTACGCCACCGCCGAGATCCTCCGGCACCTGGACGGCGGCCTGCCCGAGACCACGGGCGGGGCCGCGGAGCTCGACGGGTCGGGCCGGATCCGGCATCGGGCCTGGCCGCCCCATCCGGGCTGCGCCTGCTCCCGGCGCGGCCGGTCGAGCGGGCGCCGCCGGCCCGACTCGACCGTTATGACCTCCTTGACCGGATCCGACCCACCCCTTCGACCGCCCGGCCAGGCGGTTCCGCGGAGTTGA
- a CDS encoding DUF397 domain-containing protein — protein MNETRTLMPALGEDTLLAAPWRTSSRSQTSNCVEVAPLGGGTDPVALRDSKDRRGPVLIFGRTQWTDFIASAKDGEFDLN, from the coding sequence ATGAACGAAACCCGGACCCTGATGCCCGCCCTCGGCGAGGACACGCTGCTGGCCGCACCCTGGCGGACCAGTTCCCGCAGCCAGACCTCCAACTGTGTGGAGGTCGCCCCGCTCGGTGGCGGCACGGACCCGGTTGCCCTCCGGGACAGCAAGGACCGGCGTGGACCCGTACTGATCTTCGGTCGTACCCAGTGGACCGACTTCATCGCCAGCGCCAAGGACGGCGAGTTCGACCTGAACTAG
- a CDS encoding ATP-dependent DNA helicase UvrD2, translating to MVANSAVDRVLDGLDPEQRTAVTAPPGPVCVLAGAGTGKTRAITSRIAYRALTGQIAARHVLAVTFTARAAAEMRARLAALGAAGVQARTFHAAALRQVRYFAPRLLDGRAMPELLDSKVRLVTLAAARSGLRTDRAAARDLAGEIEWAKSSLVEPSEYAVAAAKSARETPFDATKVAEVFAGYEQIKRGNGVIDFEDMLRAAVWGIEEHPDVAEQVRAQYRHFVVDEYQDVNPLQQRLLEAWLGGRDDVTVVGDASQTIYSFTGATSSYLVDFPRHRRNAVVVRLVRDYRSTPQVVGLANTVIQQARGVEARLRLELRGQRPAGPEPDVRIFTDEPAEAAAVAARCRQLIDAGTPAREIAVLFRTNAQSEAYEKAFAEAAVPYLVHGAERFFERPEVRQAMVALRAATRSTPGETPLVGAVTEALAAVGWAPDAPPPGGAARERWEALSALVQLAEEYAASPVVLPIGEAATVERSVSLADFCAELQRRAAEQHAPTVEGVTLASLHSAKGLEWDAVFLVGLADGTLPTSYARTPDQVEEERRLLYVGVTRAREWLWLSYGSARSPGGRARRPCRFLPQLDRSGGERGGPAGAAGGTRAERRRTRAVSCRVCGATLLAGTDRKLGRCAGCPSDLDEDLFERLREWRIRVAGAQQVPAYVVFTDATLTALAERKPERPEELLAIAGIGPRKLGLYGDSVLALVAGAAVDDLAPEKTSPNEP from the coding sequence GTGGTGGCGAACTCAGCGGTGGACCGGGTACTGGACGGACTCGACCCGGAGCAGCGTACGGCGGTGACCGCACCCCCGGGTCCGGTCTGCGTGCTGGCCGGTGCGGGCACGGGAAAGACCAGGGCGATCACCTCGCGGATCGCGTACCGGGCCCTGACCGGCCAGATCGCGGCCCGGCACGTGCTCGCGGTGACCTTCACGGCGCGGGCCGCGGCCGAGATGCGGGCCCGGCTCGCGGCCCTCGGCGCGGCCGGTGTGCAGGCCCGGACCTTCCACGCGGCGGCGCTGCGCCAGGTCCGGTACTTCGCCCCCCGGCTGCTGGACGGCCGGGCCATGCCCGAACTGCTCGACAGCAAGGTCCGGCTGGTCACCCTGGCCGCGGCCCGGTCCGGGCTGCGCACCGACCGGGCCGCCGCGCGGGACCTGGCCGGCGAGATCGAGTGGGCCAAGTCGTCGCTGGTGGAGCCGTCCGAGTACGCCGTGGCGGCCGCCAAGTCGGCCCGGGAGACGCCGTTCGACGCGACCAAGGTGGCCGAGGTGTTCGCCGGGTACGAGCAGATCAAACGCGGCAACGGCGTGATCGACTTCGAGGACATGCTGCGTGCGGCGGTCTGGGGGATCGAGGAGCATCCGGACGTGGCCGAACAGGTCCGGGCGCAGTACCGGCACTTCGTGGTGGACGAGTACCAGGACGTGAACCCGCTCCAGCAGCGGCTGCTGGAGGCGTGGCTCGGCGGCCGGGACGACGTGACCGTGGTGGGCGACGCCAGCCAGACGATCTACTCGTTCACCGGCGCCACCTCCAGCTACCTGGTCGACTTCCCCCGGCACCGACGCAACGCCGTGGTGGTCCGGCTGGTCCGCGACTACCGCTCCACCCCGCAGGTGGTGGGACTGGCCAACACGGTGATCCAGCAGGCCCGGGGGGTCGAGGCGCGGCTGCGGCTGGAGTTGCGCGGGCAGCGCCCGGCCGGCCCGGAGCCCGACGTACGGATCTTCACCGACGAGCCGGCCGAGGCGGCCGCGGTGGCCGCCCGGTGCCGGCAGCTCATCGACGCCGGGACCCCGGCCCGGGAGATCGCGGTGCTGTTCCGCACGAACGCGCAGTCCGAGGCGTACGAGAAGGCGTTCGCCGAGGCCGCGGTGCCGTACCTGGTGCACGGCGCGGAGCGGTTCTTCGAGCGGCCCGAGGTGCGGCAGGCGATGGTGGCGCTGCGGGCGGCGACCCGGAGCACCCCCGGCGAGACGCCGCTGGTCGGCGCCGTCACCGAGGCGCTCGCCGCGGTGGGCTGGGCGCCGGACGCACCGCCGCCGGGCGGTGCGGCGCGGGAACGCTGGGAGGCGCTGTCCGCCCTGGTCCAGCTCGCCGAGGAGTACGCGGCCAGCCCGGTGGTGCTGCCGATCGGCGAGGCCGCCACGGTGGAGCGGTCGGTGAGCCTGGCCGACTTCTGCGCGGAGTTGCAGCGCCGGGCCGCCGAACAGCACGCACCCACGGTCGAGGGTGTGACGCTCGCCTCACTGCACTCGGCGAAGGGCCTGGAGTGGGACGCGGTGTTCCTGGTCGGCCTCGCCGACGGCACGCTGCCCACCTCGTACGCCCGGACCCCGGACCAGGTCGAGGAGGAGCGGCGCCTGCTCTACGTGGGGGTGACCCGGGCGCGGGAGTGGCTGTGGCTCTCCTACGGCTCCGCCCGCTCGCCCGGCGGCCGCGCCCGCCGGCCCTGCCGGTTCCTGCCCCAGCTCGACCGCTCGGGCGGCGAGCGCGGCGGCCCGGCGGGCGCCGCCGGCGGCACCCGGGCCGAGCGGCGGCGGACCCGGGCGGTGTCCTGCCGGGTCTGCGGCGCCACGCTGCTGGCCGGGACGGACCGCAAGCTCGGCCGGTGCGCCGGCTGCCCGTCCGACCTCGACGAGGACCTGTTCGAGCGGTTGCGCGAGTGGCGGATCCGGGTCGCCGGCGCCCAGCAGGTGCCGGCGTACGTCGTCTTCACCGACGCCACCCTGACGGCGCTGGCCGAACGCAAGCCCGAACGGCCGGAGGAACTGCTGGCGATCGCCGGCATCGGGCCGCGCAAGCTCGGGCTCTACGGCGACTCGGTGCTGGCCCTCGTGGCCGGTGCGGCGGTCGACGATCTGGCTCCGGAAAAAACTTCCCCGAACGAGCCGTAA
- a CDS encoding pitrilysin family protein, protein MTVRTLPALGPTRRLTLPDQAERTFDNGLTAIAVHRPAVPLVEVRLWVPFGGAHLARGALLAQTLLSGTGELSNVGIAAALQTVGGGLGAGVDPDRLMISGNGLVTGLDRILDLLASVLGGATYPADEVATERDRLIDRIQVAGSQPAHLARVALLKRMYGGHPYAVQTPDAAEVRVVEPDDLRGLHADRVQPAGAILVLVGDAEPERALDAAERALGGWSGAAEPVELPPAPPLEPGPVLVVDRPGSVQSSLRMALPAVPRTHPDHAALQLANLLFGGYFSSRWVENIREDKGYTYGPHSLIDHSVAGSALVVSAEVATEVTAPALLETQYELGRLAVLPPGEDELEQARQYALGTLQLGISTQAGLAALTSAYAGSGLRLPFLAEYADRLAGVTREDVAAAAARYLAPAGAVTVILGDAERIGDPVAALAPVRREAAPS, encoded by the coding sequence GTGACCGTCCGTACGCTGCCCGCGCTCGGCCCCACCCGCCGGCTCACCCTGCCCGACCAGGCCGAGCGGACGTTCGACAACGGGCTCACCGCGATCGCCGTGCACCGCCCGGCCGTACCGCTGGTCGAGGTGCGCCTCTGGGTACCGTTCGGCGGCGCCCACCTGGCCCGGGGTGCGCTGCTGGCGCAGACCCTGCTCTCCGGCACCGGCGAGCTGTCGAACGTGGGCATCGCCGCGGCGTTGCAGACCGTCGGCGGCGGTCTCGGCGCTGGCGTCGACCCGGACCGGCTGATGATCTCCGGAAACGGCCTGGTCACCGGGTTGGACCGGATCCTCGACCTGCTGGCCTCGGTGCTCGGCGGCGCCACCTACCCGGCCGACGAGGTGGCCACCGAACGGGATCGGCTGATCGACCGGATCCAGGTGGCCGGCAGCCAGCCCGCGCACCTGGCCCGGGTGGCGCTGCTCAAGCGGATGTACGGCGGGCACCCGTACGCCGTGCAGACCCCGGACGCCGCCGAGGTCCGGGTGGTCGAGCCGGACGACCTGCGCGGCCTGCACGCCGACCGGGTACAGCCGGCCGGCGCGATCCTGGTCCTGGTCGGCGACGCGGAGCCGGAGCGGGCGTTGGACGCCGCGGAGCGGGCGCTCGGCGGGTGGTCCGGCGCCGCGGAGCCGGTCGAGCTGCCGCCCGCGCCGCCGCTGGAACCCGGCCCGGTGCTGGTCGTGGACCGGCCCGGTTCGGTGCAGTCGTCGCTGCGGATGGCCCTGCCGGCGGTGCCGCGCACCCATCCGGACCACGCCGCGCTGCAACTGGCCAACCTGCTCTTCGGCGGGTACTTCTCGTCCCGCTGGGTGGAGAACATCCGCGAGGACAAGGGCTACACCTACGGGCCGCACTCGCTCATCGACCACTCGGTCGCCGGCTCGGCCCTGGTCGTCTCGGCCGAGGTGGCCACCGAGGTCACCGCACCGGCGCTGCTGGAGACCCAGTACGAACTGGGCCGGCTGGCCGTGCTGCCGCCCGGTGAGGACGAGTTGGAGCAGGCCCGGCAGTACGCGCTCGGCACGCTTCAACTGGGCATCTCCACCCAGGCCGGGCTGGCCGCGCTGACCAGCGCGTACGCCGGCTCCGGGCTGCGCCTGCCGTTCCTGGCCGAGTACGCCGACCGGCTGGCCGGGGTCACCCGGGAGGACGTCGCCGCGGCGGCCGCGCGCTACCTGGCGCCGGCCGGGGCCGTCACGGTGATCCTCGGCGACGCCGAGCGGATCGGCGACCCGGTGGCCGCGCTCGCACCCGTCCGCCGCGAGGCAGCACCGTCGTGA
- a CDS encoding pitrilysin family protein, which yields MTARRSEIPATTYPAERFTLDNGLRVVLTPDRSAPVVGVAVVYDVGIRSEPEGRTGFAHLFEHLMFQGSENLEKLAHFRHVQGAGGTFNGSTHLDYTDYFETLPSNALERALFLEADRMRGPRLTEENLRNQVDVVKEEIRVNVLNRPYGGFPWLRLPPVMFDTFPNAHDGYGSFTDLESATVADAADFFARYYACGNAVLAISGDLDVAEATALVRRHFGDVPARPAPQRPDFAEPDLTAERRESYTDPLAPLPAVASAWRVPNPITDFANYLPYVVLAEVLTDGDASRLVRRLVQQDRTATTVGGYLGFMGDPFDVRDPTALLLQAHLPPGGSVDKLLRTVDEELDRLAADGLDEGELARTQARMATHLLRETDAVLGRALAMAVLEQQRADPGLLNELPRRIGEVTADQVRAAAATLRPERRASIDVVAGGAK from the coding sequence GTGACGGCGCGGAGATCGGAAATTCCAGCCACGACGTATCCGGCGGAGCGGTTCACCCTGGACAACGGCCTGCGGGTGGTGCTCACCCCGGACCGCAGCGCCCCGGTGGTGGGCGTGGCGGTCGTCTACGACGTGGGCATCCGGTCCGAACCCGAGGGGCGCACCGGATTCGCCCACCTCTTCGAGCACCTGATGTTCCAGGGCTCGGAGAACCTGGAGAAGCTCGCCCACTTCCGGCACGTGCAGGGCGCCGGTGGCACCTTCAACGGTTCCACCCACCTGGACTACACCGACTACTTCGAGACGCTGCCGTCGAACGCCCTGGAACGCGCGCTGTTCCTGGAGGCCGACCGGATGCGTGGCCCGCGGCTGACCGAGGAGAACCTCCGCAACCAGGTCGACGTGGTCAAGGAGGAGATCCGGGTCAACGTGCTGAACCGGCCCTACGGCGGCTTCCCGTGGCTGCGGCTGCCGCCGGTCATGTTCGACACGTTCCCCAACGCGCACGACGGGTACGGCTCCTTCACCGACCTGGAGAGCGCCACCGTCGCCGACGCGGCCGACTTCTTCGCCCGCTACTACGCCTGCGGAAACGCCGTACTGGCGATCTCCGGCGACCTCGACGTGGCCGAGGCGACCGCGCTGGTGCGGCGACACTTCGGCGACGTACCGGCCCGGCCGGCGCCGCAGCGGCCCGACTTCGCCGAACCGGACCTCACCGCAGAGCGGCGCGAGTCCTACACCGACCCGCTGGCGCCGCTGCCGGCCGTCGCGAGCGCCTGGCGGGTGCCCAACCCGATCACCGACTTCGCCAACTACCTGCCGTACGTCGTGCTGGCCGAGGTGCTCACCGACGGCGACGCCTCCCGGCTGGTCCGCCGGCTCGTGCAGCAGGACCGCACGGCCACCACGGTGGGCGGCTACCTCGGCTTCATGGGCGACCCGTTCGACGTGCGCGACCCGACGGCGCTGCTGCTCCAGGCCCACCTCCCGCCGGGCGGATCGGTGGACAAGCTGCTGCGGACCGTCGACGAGGAACTCGACCGGCTGGCCGCCGACGGCCTGGACGAGGGCGAGCTGGCGCGCACCCAGGCGCGGATGGCCACCCACCTGCTCCGGGAGACCGACGCGGTGCTCGGTCGGGCCCTGGCGATGGCCGTGCTGGAGCAGCAGCGGGCCGATCCGGGTCTGCTCAACGAGTTGCCCCGGCGGATCGGCGAGGTGACCGCCGACCAGGTGCGGGCCGCCGCCGCCACGCTCCGGCCCGAGCGCCGGGCCTCGATCGACGTCGTCGCCGGAGGAGCCAAGTGA
- the nudC gene encoding NAD(+) diphosphatase codes for MTAPPDPAGPAPATGPERLPPLARAVLDRAAHRRTDADWLAAAWRRGRVLLVDVVNGGRVLVTAAGGRPELVLSEATGVAEHEPADRLFLGVDADGTPVFALDAPLPALPGAEQARLRDVGHLLSDRDAGLLTTAVALVNWHARHAFSPLTGRPTVPAGGGWSRVEQDGQEMWPRTDPAMIVLVHDGVAGPDGRCLLGHNTGWADVAGSRRFSCLAGYVEPGESAEAAVRREVAEEVGVAVTSVSYAGSQSWPFPGSLMLGFFARADPAERIRVDPREIDRARWFGQREIAAVLAGGWADGGDGAGVLLPPPSSIARYLVELWVAGQAA; via the coding sequence GTGACCGCCCCGCCGGACCCCGCCGGGCCGGCACCGGCGACCGGGCCGGAGAGGCTGCCCCCGCTGGCCCGGGCCGTGCTGGACCGCGCGGCGCACCGGCGTACCGATGCGGACTGGCTGGCCGCCGCCTGGCGGCGCGGCCGGGTGCTGCTGGTGGACGTGGTGAACGGCGGCCGGGTGCTGGTCACCGCCGCCGGCGGCCGACCCGAACTGGTGCTGTCCGAGGCGACCGGGGTGGCCGAACACGAGCCGGCCGACCGGCTCTTCCTCGGGGTCGACGCGGACGGGACACCGGTGTTCGCGCTGGACGCCCCGCTGCCCGCGCTGCCCGGCGCCGAACAGGCGCGGCTGCGCGACGTCGGGCACCTGCTCTCGGACCGGGACGCCGGGCTGCTCACCACCGCGGTGGCGCTGGTCAACTGGCACGCCCGGCACGCCTTCTCGCCGCTGACCGGCCGGCCCACCGTGCCGGCCGGCGGCGGCTGGTCGCGGGTGGAGCAGGACGGGCAGGAGATGTGGCCGCGTACCGACCCGGCGATGATCGTGCTGGTGCACGACGGGGTGGCCGGCCCGGACGGCCGGTGCCTGCTCGGCCACAACACGGGCTGGGCGGACGTGGCGGGGTCGCGCCGCTTCTCCTGCCTGGCCGGGTACGTCGAACCGGGCGAGTCGGCCGAGGCGGCCGTGCGGCGGGAGGTGGCCGAGGAGGTCGGCGTCGCGGTCACCTCGGTCAGCTACGCCGGCAGCCAGTCGTGGCCGTTCCCGGGCTCGCTGATGCTCGGCTTCTTCGCCCGGGCGGACCCGGCCGAGCGCATCCGGGTCGATCCACGCGAGATCGACCGGGCCCGCTGGTTCGGCCAACGGGAGATCGCCGCGGTGCTCGCCGGCGGCTGGGCGGACGGGGGCGACGGCGCGGGCGTGCTGCTGCCGCCACCGTCGTCGATCGCGCGGTACCTGGTGGAACTCTGGGTCGCCGGTCAGGCGGCCTGA